The proteins below are encoded in one region of Candidatus Methylacidithermus pantelleriae:
- a CDS encoding M48 family metallopeptidase — protein MNAWIVLLCLAVSIRLGLESGLASRQFDWLRKAQTGEPQNQEQKTIQKRSLMYCQDRLRLGLARRFYGALLFMGWTFGKGLASLHGLFLSLPLTQTLRGSLFLLVFGLAQGILYLPWSIYETFGLEARYGFNRTSPILFAVDRWKETSLFVFLGFPFFFGLLWLLESSQLGWLWVWAMYCGFSFFLRWAYPVWLAPLFHRFRPLEADWSSRMQRLLGEHGLAPCTLWVMDASRRSGHSNAYFAGVGQHRRVVLYDTLLEQLSLEEAEAVLLHEIGHYKLRHERFLTVLEVGITFLCAVSLPWFYRQKGLFAALGFACPSYEALLALVALVGPTVAFPLQPFLTRILRRLEAQADAFVVRLGKGKELASALQKIYGENAVFCPTEPMYAAFYSTHPPPESRLRQLAHEGAQPLSGKPLDAPFDFSSFRFLVAQDSLG, from the coding sequence TTCACGCCAGTTCGACTGGCTCAGAAAGGCCCAAACGGGCGAACCGCAGAATCAGGAGCAAAAGACCATCCAAAAAAGAAGCCTAATGTACTGTCAGGATCGGTTGAGGCTTGGACTTGCCCGAAGGTTTTACGGGGCCCTTCTCTTCATGGGCTGGACCTTCGGGAAAGGACTAGCTTCGTTACATGGGCTTTTCCTTTCCCTTCCCTTGACTCAGACCCTGCGAGGATCCCTTTTTCTTTTGGTTTTTGGTTTAGCCCAAGGAATTCTCTATTTACCGTGGTCCATCTACGAAACGTTTGGTCTGGAAGCTCGCTACGGTTTCAATCGAACGAGCCCCATCCTTTTTGCAGTGGACCGCTGGAAGGAAACCAGCCTGTTTGTGTTTCTTGGATTCCCTTTTTTTTTCGGCTTGCTCTGGCTTTTGGAATCCAGCCAGCTCGGATGGCTGTGGGTATGGGCAATGTATTGTGGTTTTAGTTTTTTCCTTCGCTGGGCTTATCCCGTATGGCTTGCACCGCTCTTTCATCGCTTCCGGCCATTGGAAGCCGATTGGTCTTCGCGAATGCAACGCCTCCTAGGAGAGCACGGTCTTGCCCCTTGTACCCTATGGGTCATGGATGCTTCTCGGCGCAGCGGGCATTCCAACGCTTACTTTGCGGGGGTCGGTCAGCACCGAAGGGTGGTTCTCTACGACACGCTTTTGGAACAACTTTCACTTGAAGAAGCGGAGGCGGTGCTCCTCCATGAAATTGGACACTACAAACTGCGTCACGAGAGGTTTCTTACGGTCCTAGAGGTCGGTATTACCTTTTTGTGCGCTGTTTCTTTACCCTGGTTCTATCGACAAAAGGGCCTCTTTGCGGCATTGGGCTTCGCTTGTCCGTCCTATGAAGCGCTTTTGGCTCTAGTGGCTCTCGTTGGACCTACTGTGGCCTTTCCCCTCCAGCCATTTTTGACCCGGATCTTGCGAAGACTGGAAGCTCAGGCAGACGCCTTTGTCGTTCGTTTGGGCAAAGGGAAAGAACTGGCTTCTGCCCTGCAGAAGATCTACGGCGAGAATGCCGTTTTTTGTCCCACCGAACCCATGTATGCTGCCTTTTACTCTACGCATCCACCCCCAGAATCACGCTTGCGCCAGCTGGCTCACGAGGGGGCTCAGCCTCTTTCTGGCAAACCCCTAGACGCGCCTTTCGACTTTTCCTCTTTCCGATTTTTAGTTGCACAAGATTCTCTTGGATAG